In Streptantibioticus cattleyicolor NRRL 8057 = DSM 46488, a genomic segment contains:
- the gyrB gene encoding DNA topoisomerase (ATP-hydrolyzing) subunit B, with amino-acid sequence MLCQKGRFVADSGNPNENHTASTTQGATAGSGGASPSYDASAITVLEGLDAVRKRPGMYIGSTGERGLHHLVYEVVDNSVDEALAGHADTIEVTILADGGVRVVDNGRGIPVDIVPSEGKPAVEVVLTVLHAGGKFGGGGYAVSGGLHGVGVSVVNALSTKVSVEVKRDGHRWTQDYKMGVPTAPLAQVEATAETGTTVTFWADPDIFETTDYSFETLSRRFQEMAFLNKGLTISLTDERAEHVDEDGKPLSVRYHYEGGIVDFVKYLNSRKGEVIHPSVISIDAEDKERMLSLELAMQWNTQYTEGVYSFANTIHTHEGGTHEEGFRAALTSLVNRYARDKKLLREKDDNLSGEDIREGLTAIISVKLGEPQFEGQTKTKLGNTEAKTFVQKVVHEHLSDWLDRNPNEAADIVRKAIQAATARVAARKARDLTRRKGLLESASLPGKLSDCQSNDPSKCEIFIVEGDSAGGSAKAGRNPEYQAILPIRGKILNVEKARIDKILQNQEIQALISAFGTGVHDDFDISKLRYHKIILMADADVDGQHINTLLLTFLFRFMRPLVEAGHVYLSRPPLYKIKWGRDDFEYAYSDRERDALIELGRQQGKRIRDDSVQRFKGLGEMNAEELRVTTMDVDHRVLGQVSLDDAAQADDLFSVLMGEDVEARRSFIQRNAKDVRFLDI; translated from the coding sequence GTGCTGTGCCAGAAAGGGCGCTTCGTGGCCGATTCCGGCAACCCCAACGAGAACCACACCGCTTCTACGACGCAGGGAGCCACAGCCGGCTCCGGCGGGGCCTCCCCGTCGTACGACGCCAGCGCGATCACTGTCCTCGAAGGGCTCGACGCGGTCCGCAAGCGCCCCGGCATGTACATCGGCTCGACCGGTGAGCGCGGCCTGCACCACCTGGTCTACGAGGTGGTGGACAACTCCGTCGACGAGGCGCTGGCCGGGCACGCCGACACCATCGAGGTGACGATCCTGGCGGACGGCGGCGTCCGCGTCGTCGACAACGGCCGCGGCATCCCGGTGGACATCGTCCCCTCCGAGGGCAAGCCGGCCGTCGAGGTCGTGCTCACCGTGCTGCACGCGGGCGGCAAGTTCGGCGGCGGCGGCTACGCCGTCTCCGGCGGTCTGCACGGTGTGGGCGTCTCGGTGGTCAACGCGCTGTCCACCAAGGTCTCCGTCGAGGTGAAGCGCGACGGCCACCGGTGGACGCAGGACTACAAGATGGGCGTGCCGACCGCACCGCTCGCCCAGGTCGAGGCCACCGCCGAGACCGGCACCACGGTGACCTTCTGGGCCGACCCGGACATCTTCGAGACCACCGACTACTCCTTCGAGACGCTCTCGCGGCGCTTCCAGGAGATGGCCTTCCTCAACAAGGGGCTGACCATCTCGCTGACCGACGAGCGCGCCGAGCACGTGGACGAGGACGGCAAGCCGCTGTCGGTGCGGTACCACTACGAAGGCGGCATCGTCGACTTCGTCAAGTACCTCAACTCCCGCAAGGGCGAGGTGATCCATCCCTCGGTGATCAGCATCGACGCCGAGGACAAGGAGCGGATGCTCTCGCTGGAGCTCGCGATGCAGTGGAACACCCAGTACACCGAGGGTGTCTACTCCTTCGCCAACACCATCCACACCCACGAGGGCGGCACCCACGAGGAGGGCTTCCGCGCCGCGCTGACCAGCCTGGTCAACCGTTACGCGCGCGACAAGAAGCTGCTGCGCGAGAAGGACGACAACCTCAGCGGCGAGGACATCCGCGAGGGTCTGACCGCGATCATCTCGGTCAAGCTCGGCGAGCCGCAGTTCGAGGGGCAGACCAAGACCAAGCTGGGCAACACCGAGGCCAAGACCTTCGTGCAGAAGGTGGTCCACGAGCACTTGTCCGACTGGCTGGACCGCAACCCCAACGAGGCCGCCGACATCGTCCGCAAGGCGATCCAGGCCGCCACCGCCCGGGTCGCCGCCCGCAAGGCCCGCGACCTGACCCGGCGCAAGGGGCTGCTGGAGAGCGCCTCGCTCCCCGGCAAGCTCAGCGACTGCCAGTCCAACGACCCCAGCAAGTGCGAGATCTTCATCGTCGAGGGTGACTCCGCGGGCGGTTCGGCCAAGGCCGGCCGCAACCCCGAGTACCAGGCGATCCTCCCGATCCGCGGCAAGATCCTCAACGTGGAGAAGGCCCGGATCGACAAGATCCTGCAGAACCAGGAGATCCAGGCGCTGATCTCCGCCTTCGGCACCGGGGTCCACGACGACTTCGACATCTCCAAGCTCCGCTACCACAAGATCATCCTGATGGCGGACGCCGACGTCGACGGCCAGCACATCAACACGCTGCTGCTGACCTTCCTGTTCCGCTTCATGCGCCCGCTGGTCGAGGCCGGCCACGTGTACCTCTCCCGTCCCCCGCTGTACAAGATCAAGTGGGGCCGGGACGACTTCGAGTACGCCTACTCCGACCGCGAGCGCGACGCCCTGATCGAACTCGGGCGCCAGCAGGGCAAGCGCATCAGGGACGACTCCGTCCAGCGCTTCAAGGGTCTCGGTGAGATGAACGCCGAGGAACTGCGGGTCACCACGATGGACGTCGACCACCGCGTGCTCGGCCAGGTCTCGCTGGACGACGCCGCCCAGGCCGACGACCTGTTCTCGGTGCTGATGGGCGAGGACGTCGAGGCCCGGCGCTCGTTCATCCAGCGCAACGCCAAGGACGTCCGCTTCCTCGACATCTGA
- a CDS encoding DUF721 domain-containing protein: MTEQPPSPTPTPAPTGVDLARVALRAAKEQARARGAAAQAKKQARRGGLRSGARADGRDPLPLGAAISRLITERGWEAPAAVGGVMGRWPQIVGEDLAKHCEPVGYDEEAKVLTVRCDSTAWATQVRLLAAALVARLNADLGHGTVKLIKVLGPAGPPRSYGRLRAPGSSGPRDTYG; this comes from the coding sequence ATGACCGAACAGCCCCCCAGCCCCACCCCCACCCCCGCGCCCACCGGCGTCGACCTGGCCCGGGTCGCGCTGCGCGCCGCCAAGGAGCAGGCGCGGGCCCGGGGCGCCGCGGCGCAGGCGAAGAAGCAGGCGCGGCGCGGCGGGCTGCGTTCCGGGGCCCGGGCCGACGGCCGCGACCCGCTGCCGCTGGGCGCCGCGATCAGCCGGCTGATCACCGAACGCGGCTGGGAGGCGCCGGCCGCGGTCGGCGGGGTGATGGGCCGCTGGCCGCAGATCGTCGGGGAGGACCTGGCCAAGCACTGCGAGCCGGTCGGCTACGACGAGGAGGCCAAGGTCCTCACTGTGCGGTGCGACTCCACCGCGTGGGCGACCCAGGTGCGGCTGCTCGCCGCGGCGCTGGTGGCCCGGCTCAACGCGGACCTGGGCCACGGCACCGTCAAGCTGATCAAGGTGCTCGGCCCGGCCGGTCCGCCGCGCTCGTACGGCAGGCTGCGCGCCCCGGGCAGCTCCGGCCCCCGGGACACCTACGGCTGA
- the recF gene encoding DNA replication/repair protein RecF (All proteins in this family for which functions are known are DNA-binding proteins that assist the filamentation of RecA onto DNA for the initiation of recombination or recombinational repair.), with product MHVTHLSLADFRSYARAEVPLDPGVTAFVGPNGQGKTNLVEAVGYLATLGSHRVASDAPLVRLGAERAVIRAAVAHGDRSQLVELEINPGRANRARVNRSAQSRPRDVLGIVRTVLFAPEDLALVKGDPGERRRFLDELLTSRAPRMAGVRQDYDRVLRQRNTLLKSAALARRHGGRTADLSTLDVWDQHLARSGAELLAQRLETVAALGPLADKAYHQLAPEGGPVELEYRPSTGEVVTGGRDQWYEALLAALAEARKQEIERGVTLVGPHRDELLLKLGPLPAKGYASHGESWSYALALRLASYDLLRSEGHGGEPVLVLDDVFAELDATRRDRLAELVAPGEQVLVTAAVDEDVPAALAGARYTVADGSVTRR from the coding sequence ATGCACGTGACGCACCTGTCGCTTGCCGACTTCCGCTCCTACGCCCGGGCCGAGGTCCCGCTCGACCCGGGCGTCACGGCCTTCGTGGGCCCCAACGGCCAGGGCAAGACCAACCTCGTCGAGGCGGTCGGCTACTTGGCCACCCTGGGCAGCCACCGGGTCGCCTCCGACGCGCCGCTGGTGCGGCTCGGCGCCGAACGGGCGGTGATCCGGGCCGCCGTCGCCCACGGCGACCGCAGCCAGCTGGTCGAACTGGAGATCAACCCGGGCCGCGCCAACCGCGCCCGGGTCAACCGGTCCGCCCAGTCCCGCCCCCGTGACGTGCTCGGCATCGTCCGCACCGTGCTCTTCGCCCCCGAGGACCTCGCGCTGGTCAAGGGCGACCCGGGGGAGCGCCGACGGTTCCTCGACGAACTGCTCACCTCCCGCGCGCCGCGCATGGCGGGGGTCCGGCAGGACTACGACCGGGTGCTCAGACAGCGCAACACGCTGCTGAAGAGCGCCGCGCTGGCCCGCCGGCACGGCGGCCGGACGGCCGACCTGTCCACCCTGGACGTGTGGGACCAGCACCTGGCCCGCTCCGGGGCCGAACTGCTGGCCCAGCGGCTGGAGACGGTGGCCGCGCTGGGTCCGCTGGCCGACAAGGCGTACCACCAGCTCGCCCCCGAGGGCGGGCCGGTCGAGCTGGAGTACCGCCCCTCCACCGGCGAGGTGGTCACCGGTGGCCGCGACCAGTGGTACGAGGCGCTGCTGGCCGCCCTGGCCGAGGCGCGCAAGCAGGAGATCGAGCGCGGCGTCACCCTGGTCGGGCCGCACCGCGACGAGCTGCTGCTCAAGCTGGGCCCGCTGCCCGCCAAGGGGTACGCCAGCCACGGCGAGTCCTGGTCGTACGCGCTGGCGCTCCGGCTGGCCTCCTACGACCTGCTGCGTTCCGAGGGGCACGGCGGGGAGCCGGTGCTCGTCCTGGACGACGTCTTCGCCGAGCTGGACGCCACCCGGCGCGACCGGCTGGCCGAGCTGGTCGCCCCCGGTGAGCAGGTGCTGGTGACCGCGGCGGTGGACGAGGACGTACCCGCCGCGCTGGCCGGCGCGCGGTACACGGTGGCCGACGGGAGCGTGACCCGGCGATGA
- the gnd gene encoding phosphogluconate dehydrogenase (NAD(+)-dependent, decarboxylating), with translation MELGLIGLGKMGGNMRERIRRAGHTVVGYDRNPELSDVPSLQALVESLKGPRVVWVMVPAGAPTQATIDELAGLLSPGDVVVDGGNSRWTDDEKHAAELAERGIGFVDCGVSGGVWGLENGYALMYGGDEENVAKVQPVFDALKPAGDFGSVHAGKVGAGHFAKMVHNGIEYAMMQAYAEGWELLEAVDSVTDVREVFRSWREGTVIRSWLLDLAVNALDEDEHLEKLRGFAQDSGEGRWTVEAAIDHAVPLPAITASLFARFSSRQDDSPAMKMIAALRNQFGGHAVEAAGSSDTK, from the coding sequence ATGGAGCTCGGTCTCATCGGTCTCGGCAAGATGGGCGGCAACATGCGCGAGCGCATCCGCCGCGCGGGTCACACCGTCGTCGGGTACGACCGCAACCCGGAGCTGTCGGACGTACCCAGCCTGCAGGCGCTGGTGGAAAGCCTCAAGGGCCCGCGCGTGGTGTGGGTGATGGTCCCGGCGGGCGCCCCCACCCAGGCCACCATCGACGAGCTGGCCGGCCTGCTCTCCCCCGGCGACGTCGTGGTCGACGGCGGCAACTCCCGGTGGACCGATGACGAGAAGCACGCCGCGGAACTGGCCGAGCGCGGCATCGGCTTCGTCGACTGCGGCGTCTCCGGCGGCGTGTGGGGCCTGGAGAACGGCTACGCGCTGATGTACGGCGGTGACGAGGAGAACGTCGCCAAGGTCCAGCCGGTCTTCGACGCGCTCAAGCCGGCCGGCGACTTCGGCTCGGTGCACGCCGGCAAGGTCGGCGCCGGCCACTTCGCCAAGATGGTCCACAACGGCATCGAGTACGCGATGATGCAGGCGTACGCCGAGGGCTGGGAGCTGCTGGAGGCGGTGGACTCGGTCACCGACGTGCGCGAGGTCTTCCGCAGCTGGCGCGAGGGCACCGTGATCCGCTCCTGGCTGCTCGACCTCGCGGTCAACGCGCTGGACGAGGACGAGCACCTGGAGAAGCTGCGCGGCTTCGCCCAGGACAGCGGCGAGGGCCGGTGGACGGTGGAGGCCGCCATCGACCACGCGGTGCCGCTGCCCGCGATCACCGCGTCGCTCTTCGCCCGCTTCTCCTCCCGGCAGGACGACTCGCCGGCCATGAAGATGATCGCCGCGCTGCGCAACCAGTTCGGCGGCCACGCGGTCGAGGCGGCCGGCTCGTCGGACACCAAGTAG
- the dnaN gene encoding DNA polymerase III subunit beta, which yields MKFRVERDVLAEAVAWAARSLPARPPAPVLAGLLLKAEDGQLSLSAFDYEVSARVSVDADVDEEGTVLVSGRLLADISRALPNRPVEIATDGVRVTVVCGSSRFTLHTLPVEEYPALPQMPTASGTVPGEVFAAAVSQVAVAAGRDDTLPVLTGVRIEIEGDTVTLAATDRYRFAVREFLWKPETPDLSAVALVPAKTLLDTAKALTGGDTVSLALSGSGAGEGLIGFEGAGRRTTTRLLEGDLPKYRTLFPTEFASVAVIETAPFVEAVKRVALVAERNTPIRLSFTEGVLTLEAGSSDDAQAVERVDAHLEGDDISIAFNPTFLLDGLSAIDSPVAQLSFTTSTKPALLSGKPAVDAEAVESYKYLIMPVRLSG from the coding sequence GTGAAGTTCCGGGTGGAACGCGACGTACTCGCGGAGGCAGTGGCCTGGGCGGCCCGCAGTCTCCCGGCCCGCCCGCCGGCGCCCGTGCTCGCCGGCCTGCTGCTGAAGGCCGAGGACGGCCAGCTGAGCCTGTCCGCCTTCGACTACGAGGTCTCCGCCCGGGTCTCGGTGGACGCGGACGTCGACGAGGAGGGCACCGTCCTCGTCTCCGGCCGCCTGCTCGCCGACATCTCCCGCGCGCTGCCCAACCGTCCGGTGGAGATCGCCACCGACGGCGTCCGGGTCACCGTGGTCTGCGGCAGCTCGCGATTCACACTCCACACCCTGCCTGTGGAGGAGTACCCCGCGCTGCCCCAGATGCCGACCGCCTCCGGCACCGTCCCCGGCGAGGTCTTCGCCGCCGCCGTCTCCCAGGTCGCGGTGGCCGCCGGCCGTGACGACACGCTGCCCGTGCTGACCGGTGTGCGCATCGAGATCGAGGGCGACACCGTCACCCTGGCCGCCACCGACCGCTACCGGTTCGCCGTCCGCGAGTTCCTGTGGAAGCCGGAGACCCCCGACCTCTCCGCGGTCGCCCTGGTCCCGGCCAAGACCCTGCTCGACACCGCCAAGGCGCTCACCGGCGGCGACACCGTCTCGCTGGCGCTGTCCGGCTCGGGCGCCGGCGAGGGCCTGATCGGCTTCGAGGGCGCCGGCCGCCGCACCACCACCCGCCTCCTCGAGGGCGACCTGCCGAAGTACCGCACACTTTTCCCGACCGAGTTCGCCTCCGTCGCCGTGATCGAGACCGCCCCCTTCGTGGAGGCCGTCAAGCGTGTCGCCCTGGTGGCCGAGCGCAACACCCCGATCCGGCTGAGCTTCACCGAGGGCGTGCTCACCCTGGAGGCGGGCTCCAGCGACGACGCACAGGCTGTGGAAAGGGTCGACGCCCACCTGGAGGGCGACGACATCTCCATCGCCTTCAACCCGACGTTCCTGCTGGACGGCCTGAGCGCGATCGACTCGCCGGTGGCCCAGCTCTCCTTCACCACCTCCACCAAGCCCGCGCTGCTCAGCGGCAAGCCGGCCGTGGACGCCGAGGCCGTGGAGAGCTACAAGTACCTGATCATGCCGGTGCGGCTGTCGGGCTGA
- the dnaA gene encoding chromosomal replication initiator protein DnaA, with translation MADVTADLAAVWPRVLDHLLADGQGVEAKDQRWLKACQALALVADTALLAAPNEYAKGVLEGRLLPVITEGLTREFGRPIRIAITVDSSTAAAAPQAPAADRQPAPQQPPAPAPGRYAEQRRDYEDYPRSAEDGPVIRRAYPDYPSGHESGGWPPPAHSDPYAHGRPQEHGHGGPEGTDAWQQPRRGGYPDRDPYGGGQRDYGQQQEYGQHGQQQEYTQQEFGQPDYGQQTGYPAPQPPERPGGGVRPADALPASSGAPGPLAAQPAPAPGPGEPTARLNPKYLFDTFVIGASNRFAHAAAVAVAEAPAKAYNPLFIYGESGLGKTHLLHAIGHYARSLYPGTRVRYVSSEEFTNEFINSIRDGKGDAFRKRYREMDILLVDDIQFLASKESTQEEFFHTFNTLHNANKQIVLSSDRPPKQLVTLEDRLRNRFEWGLITDVQPPELETRIAILRKKAVQEQLNAPPEVLEFIASRISRNIRELEGALIRVTAFASLNRQPVDLQLTEIVLKDLIPGGEDAVPEISGNAIMAETAAYFGLTVEDLCGSSRSRVLVTARQIAMYLCRELTDLSLPKIGALFGGRDHTTVMHADRKIRALMAERRSIYNQVTELTNRIKS, from the coding sequence GTGGCTGATGTAACTGCCGATCTTGCCGCAGTGTGGCCGCGTGTGCTGGATCACCTCCTCGCCGACGGCCAGGGTGTCGAGGCCAAGGACCAGCGGTGGCTCAAGGCCTGCCAGGCGCTGGCGCTGGTGGCCGACACCGCGTTGCTGGCCGCGCCCAACGAGTACGCCAAGGGCGTCCTGGAGGGCCGGCTGCTGCCGGTGATCACCGAGGGGCTGACCCGGGAGTTCGGCCGCCCGATCCGCATCGCGATCACCGTGGACTCCAGCACGGCCGCCGCGGCCCCGCAGGCCCCCGCCGCCGACCGGCAGCCCGCGCCCCAGCAGCCGCCCGCCCCGGCCCCGGGGCGCTACGCCGAGCAGCGCCGCGACTACGAGGACTACCCGCGTTCCGCGGAGGACGGTCCGGTGATCCGCCGGGCGTACCCCGACTACCCCTCCGGCCACGAGTCCGGCGGCTGGCCGCCCCCGGCCCACTCCGACCCGTACGCCCACGGCCGCCCGCAGGAGCACGGCCACGGCGGACCCGAGGGCACCGACGCCTGGCAGCAGCCCCGGCGCGGCGGTTACCCCGACCGCGACCCGTACGGCGGCGGCCAGCGCGACTACGGCCAGCAGCAGGAGTACGGCCAGCACGGGCAGCAACAGGAGTACACCCAGCAGGAGTTCGGGCAGCCCGACTACGGCCAGCAGACGGGTTACCCGGCGCCGCAGCCGCCCGAGCGCCCCGGTGGCGGGGTCCGGCCGGCCGACGCGCTCCCGGCGTCCAGCGGCGCCCCCGGCCCGCTCGCCGCGCAGCCGGCCCCGGCGCCCGGCCCCGGCGAGCCGACCGCCCGGCTCAACCCCAAGTACCTCTTCGACACCTTCGTCATCGGCGCCTCCAACCGCTTCGCGCACGCCGCCGCGGTGGCCGTCGCCGAAGCCCCCGCCAAGGCGTACAACCCGCTGTTCATCTACGGCGAGTCAGGGCTGGGCAAGACCCACCTGCTGCACGCGATCGGGCACTACGCCCGCAGCCTGTACCCGGGCACCCGGGTGCGGTACGTCAGCTCGGAGGAGTTCACCAACGAGTTCATCAACTCCATCCGCGACGGCAAGGGCGACGCGTTCCGCAAGCGCTACCGCGAGATGGACATCCTGCTGGTCGACGACATCCAGTTCCTGGCGAGCAAGGAGTCGACGCAGGAGGAGTTCTTCCACACCTTCAACACCCTGCACAACGCCAACAAGCAGATCGTGCTCTCCTCGGACCGGCCGCCCAAGCAGCTGGTGACCCTGGAGGACCGGCTGCGCAACCGCTTCGAGTGGGGCCTGATCACCGACGTCCAGCCGCCCGAGCTGGAGACCCGGATCGCCATCCTGCGCAAGAAGGCGGTGCAGGAGCAGCTCAACGCCCCGCCGGAGGTGCTGGAGTTCATCGCCTCCCGGATCTCGCGCAACATCCGCGAGCTGGAGGGGGCGCTGATCCGGGTCACCGCGTTCGCCAGCCTCAACCGCCAGCCGGTGGACCTCCAGCTGACCGAGATCGTCCTGAAGGACCTGATCCCGGGCGGCGAGGACGCGGTACCGGAGATCTCCGGCAACGCGATCATGGCGGAGACCGCCGCGTACTTCGGGCTCACCGTGGAGGACCTGTGCGGTTCCTCCCGCAGCCGGGTGCTGGTGACCGCGCGGCAGATCGCCATGTACCTGTGCCGGGAGCTGACCGACCTGTCGCTGCCGAAGATCGGCGCCCTCTTCGGGGGCCGCGACCACACCACGGTGATGCACGCCGACCGCAAGATCCGCGCCCTGATGGCCGAGCGGCGGTCCATCTACAACCAGGTCACCGAGCTGACCAACCGCATCAAGAGCTGA
- the rpmH gene encoding 50S ribosomal protein L34 — MSKRTFQPNNRRRAKTHGFRLRMRTRAGRAILASRRSKGRARLSA; from the coding sequence GTGAGCAAGCGCACCTTCCAGCCGAACAACCGCCGCCGCGCGAAGACCCACGGCTTCCGGCTGCGCATGCGCACCCGTGCCGGGCGCGCCATTCTCGCGTCGCGCCGCAGCAAGGGCCGCGCGCGCCTGTCCGCCTGA
- the rnpA gene encoding ribonuclease P protein component, which translates to MLPSENRLRRRQDFATAVRRGRRAGRPLLVVHLKHKGPSLPPTVAEGGTTDPHTAGGSPPPARAGFVVSKAVGGAVQRNLVKRRLRHLVRDRLPDLPPGSLVVVRALPGAAAADQETLARDLDAALRRLLGGGVAR; encoded by the coding sequence GTGCTGCCCTCCGAGAATCGGCTGAGGCGGCGCCAGGACTTCGCGACGGCGGTACGACGGGGGCGTCGGGCCGGACGCCCGCTCCTCGTCGTGCACCTGAAACACAAGGGGCCGTCCCTTCCGCCCACGGTGGCGGAGGGCGGCACCACGGACCCGCACACGGCGGGGGGGAGCCCTCCCCCGGCGCGTGCGGGTTTCGTCGTGAGCAAAGCTGTGGGCGGCGCCGTCCAACGTAACCTGGTCAAGAGGCGTCTGCGGCATCTCGTCCGCGACCGCCTGCCGGACCTCCCGCCCGGTAGCCTGGTGGTGGTACGGGCACTGCCCGGCGCCGCCGCGGCGGACCAGGAAACCCTGGCCCGCGACCTGGACGCCGCCCTGCGGCGCCTGCTGGGCGGAGGTGTCGCGCGATGA
- the yidD gene encoding membrane protein insertion efficiency factor YidD encodes MKYPLLWLIKLYQWTISPLLGPVCKYYPSCSHYGYEAIAVHGAVKGTALTAWRILRCNPWSLGGVDHVPPRKRPPWHVRLRQALRKTPGAPTADAHRATETQPTAQGA; translated from the coding sequence ATGAAATACCCGCTGCTGTGGCTGATCAAGCTCTACCAGTGGACCATCAGCCCGCTGCTCGGACCCGTCTGCAAGTACTACCCCTCCTGTTCCCACTACGGGTACGAGGCCATCGCGGTGCACGGAGCGGTCAAGGGGACGGCCCTGACCGCCTGGCGCATCCTGCGGTGCAACCCGTGGTCCCTCGGCGGTGTCGACCATGTGCCGCCACGCAAACGCCCCCCGTGGCACGTCCGGCTGCGCCAAGCGCTGCGGAAGACCCCGGGGGCTCCCACCGCTGACGCCCACCGGGCCACCGAGACCCAGCCCACTGCCCAAGGAGCCTGA
- the yidC gene encoding membrane protein insertase YidC, protein MGTILSPLYTAVSWIIVQFHSFYSLIFKPDSGWAWGLSIVSLVIVIRICLIPLFVKQIKATRNMQVLQPKMKAIQERYKHDKQRQSEEMMKLYKESGTNPLSSCLPILVQSPFFMSLYGVLHNIATGHEVGVIHSQLLDSARHAHIFGAPLSVTFTDSANKIASLGASATDVRIVTVVMIVLMSASQFYTQRQLMTKNVDMTVKTPFMQQQKMLMYVFPVMFAVFGINFPVGVLVYWLTTNVWTMGQQMFVIRRNPTPGSIAFKERQERLRAKGKLAEEPAKGAAAKTAESGQPVRRQQPKRQSKSQRQTGPATAKGGKVTGTDEERPAESGGAEASDEGAEQPARSAQAKPGQSGQPKSGQGKGGQAKGGQPKAGQRKGPQRSKSPSKK, encoded by the coding sequence GTGGGAACGATCCTGAGTCCCCTCTACACCGCTGTTTCCTGGATCATCGTCCAGTTCCACTCGTTCTACAGCCTGATCTTCAAGCCTGACAGCGGCTGGGCGTGGGGTCTGTCCATCGTCTCGCTGGTGATCGTGATCCGGATCTGCCTGATCCCGCTGTTCGTCAAGCAGATCAAGGCGACGCGGAACATGCAGGTGCTCCAGCCGAAGATGAAGGCGATCCAGGAGCGCTACAAGCACGACAAGCAGCGTCAGTCCGAAGAGATGATGAAGCTGTACAAGGAGTCGGGCACCAACCCGCTCTCCAGCTGCTTGCCGATCCTTGTACAGTCCCCCTTCTTCATGTCGCTGTACGGCGTGCTGCACAACATCGCCACCGGCCACGAGGTCGGCGTCATCCACAGCCAGCTGCTGGACAGCGCCCGGCACGCGCACATCTTCGGTGCCCCGCTGTCGGTGACCTTCACCGACAGCGCCAACAAGATCGCCTCCCTCGGCGCCTCGGCGACCGATGTGCGGATCGTCACGGTCGTGATGATCGTCCTGATGTCGGCGTCGCAGTTCTACACGCAGCGCCAGCTGATGACGAAGAACGTCGACATGACGGTGAAGACGCCGTTCATGCAGCAGCAGAAGATGCTGATGTACGTCTTCCCGGTGATGTTCGCCGTCTTCGGCATCAACTTCCCGGTCGGTGTCCTCGTGTACTGGCTCACCACCAACGTGTGGACCATGGGTCAGCAGATGTTCGTCATCCGCCGCAACCCGACCCCGGGCAGCATCGCGTTCAAGGAGCGCCAGGAGCGGCTGCGCGCCAAGGGCAAGCTCGCCGAGGAGCCGGCCAAGGGTGCCGCCGCCAAGACCGCGGAGAGCGGCCAGCCGGTGCGCCGTCAGCAGCCCAAGCGGCAGTCCAAGTCCCAGCGGCAGACCGGCCCGGCCACGGCGAAGGGCGGCAAGGTCACGGGTACGGACGAGGAGCGGCCCGCCGAGAGCGGTGGCGCCGAGGCGTCCGACGAGGGCGCCGAGCAGCCGGCCAGGAGCGCCCAGGCCAAGCCGGGCCAGTCCGGGCAGCCGAAGTCCGGTCAGGGGAAGGGCGGCCAGGCCAAGGGCGGGCAGCCCAAGGCGGGCCAGCGCAAGGGCCCGCAGCGGTCCAAGTCTCCCTCGAAGAAGTAG
- a CDS encoding Jag family protein, which translates to MTEGTTPVVEGEDALTRLEQEGEIAADYLEGLLDIADLDGDIDMDVEGDRAAVSIVAESSTRDLQKLIGRDGEVLEALQELTRLAVHRETGDRSRLMLDIGGYRARKRAELTELGAKAAEEVKGTGQPVKLRPMTPFERKVVHDAVAAAGMRSESEGEEPQRRVVVLPA; encoded by the coding sequence GTGACGGAAGGCACCACCCCCGTTGTCGAGGGCGAGGACGCCCTGACCCGCCTCGAGCAGGAAGGGGAGATCGCCGCCGACTACCTTGAGGGTCTGCTGGACATCGCCGACCTCGACGGTGACATCGACATGGACGTCGAGGGCGACCGGGCCGCCGTCTCGATCGTCGCCGAGTCCTCCACCCGTGACCTGCAGAAGCTGATCGGCCGGGACGGCGAGGTGCTGGAGGCGCTCCAGGAGCTCACCCGGCTCGCGGTGCACCGGGAGACCGGCGACCGCAGCCGGCTGATGCTGGACATCGGCGGCTACCGGGCGCGCAAGCGGGCGGAGCTGACCGAGCTGGGCGCCAAGGCCGCCGAGGAGGTCAAGGGCACCGGTCAACCGGTCAAGCTGCGCCCGATGACCCCGTTCGAGCGCAAGGTCGTGCACGACGCGGTGGCCGCCGCCGGGATGCGCAGCGAGTCCGAGGGCGAGGAGCCGCAGCGCCGGGTCGTCGTCCTTCCGGCCTGA